One Pseudomonas sp. MH9.2 DNA segment encodes these proteins:
- a CDS encoding alginate O-acetyltransferase: MHAQLIKLLSLSGLTAAIFAASSGVRADDAHAPTFTAEPCCNICPQALDAKNYTTRYQQNFTTLVQAQGDWLFRTQEDLRTQFDTSPEGYRRMKELHDAFKSKGVELVVVYQPTRGLVDRNKLLPTERAKYDYETALKNYQAMLGRFSQMGYWVPDLSPLTNEPSTKDEQGHDFYFRGDQHWTPYGAQRTAKIVAEKVKQVPGFADIPKREFESHKSGRMGKTGTLHNMAAQLCGNTYAIQYMDQFVTEPKGEAADGDLFGDSGNPEITLVGTSHSGKNYNFSGFLEEYIGADVLNVAFPGGGLEGSMLQYLGSDDFQKKPPKILIWEFSPLYRLDQETIYRQMMSLLDNGCEGKTAIMSQSATLKTGANELLVNGKNGIKDVRNGSNQVDIRFADTSVKTLHATLWYMNGRHEDLKIEKPTTSDTDGRFAFELRDDKDWADQQLLAVEVQGPEAGAAPQQVEAKICKRNVFPRAAQNTAQAGL, from the coding sequence ATGCACGCTCAATTGATCAAGCTACTCAGCCTCTCGGGCCTCACGGCAGCAATCTTCGCAGCCTCGAGCGGCGTGCGCGCCGATGACGCTCACGCGCCGACGTTCACCGCCGAGCCTTGCTGCAACATTTGCCCGCAGGCGCTCGACGCCAAGAACTACACCACGCGCTATCAGCAGAACTTCACCACGCTGGTACAGGCCCAGGGTGACTGGCTGTTCCGTACCCAGGAAGACCTGCGGACCCAATTCGACACCTCGCCCGAAGGTTATCGGCGCATGAAAGAACTGCACGATGCCTTCAAAAGCAAAGGTGTCGAGCTGGTCGTGGTGTACCAACCCACCCGTGGCCTGGTCGATCGAAACAAGCTGCTCCCGACTGAGCGCGCCAAGTACGACTACGAAACGGCGCTGAAAAACTACCAGGCCATGCTCGGCCGTTTCAGCCAGATGGGTTACTGGGTGCCCGACCTGTCGCCACTGACCAATGAGCCCTCGACCAAGGACGAGCAAGGGCACGATTTCTACTTCCGTGGCGACCAACACTGGACGCCTTACGGTGCTCAACGCACGGCGAAAATCGTCGCCGAAAAGGTCAAGCAAGTACCGGGGTTCGCTGACATTCCCAAACGTGAATTCGAAAGCCACAAGTCTGGTCGCATGGGCAAGACCGGTACCCTGCATAACATGGCCGCGCAGTTGTGCGGCAATACCTACGCGATCCAGTACATGGATCAGTTCGTGACCGAGCCCAAGGGCGAAGCCGCTGACGGCGACCTGTTCGGCGATTCCGGCAACCCGGAAATCACCCTGGTCGGTACCAGTCACAGCGGCAAGAACTATAACTTTTCCGGCTTCCTTGAAGAGTACATCGGCGCAGACGTTCTCAACGTCGCCTTCCCCGGTGGTGGCCTGGAAGGCTCAATGCTGCAATACCTGGGCAGCGACGACTTCCAGAAGAAACCGCCGAAAATCCTGATCTGGGAATTCTCGCCGCTGTATCGCCTGGACCAAGAGACCATCTACCGGCAGATGATGTCTCTGCTCGACAACGGCTGCGAAGGCAAGACTGCAATCATGAGCCAGAGCGCCACACTGAAAACCGGGGCCAATGAGCTTCTGGTCAATGGCAAAAACGGCATCAAAGATGTGCGCAACGGCAGTAATCAGGTCGACATCCGCTTCGCCGACACGTCGGTGAAAACCTTGCACGCCACGCTCTGGTACATGAATGGCCGGCATGAAGACCTGAAAATCGAAAAACCGACAACATCCGATACAGACGGGCGTTTCGCCTTTGAACTGCGCGACGACAAGGACTGGGCTGACCAGCAATTGCTCGCCGTGGAAGTACAGGGCCCGGAAGCGGGCGCTGCACCTCAGCAAGTTGAAGCGAAAATATGCAAACGCAACGTGTTCCCACGAGCTGCGCAAAACACCGCGCAAGCCGGGTTATGA
- the algG gene encoding mannuronan 5-epimerase AlgG: MNSLPMRGSVSLLASALMLASAAAFAAVDPAAPAKGLQQAKTYTVTSPPTAPLELAKPELPDISGYTAEAVAKKIVRSKPGKIKVRRMMQEDALKDFIGGDNKMTEWVARQHGIPQAIFIEDGYINLRDLSKSLPKQYFSETSPGVFLARLPIVVGRKGILEIDNKTQELRLSQEAGSFLINDGQLFVRDTKITGWREADNGPATFRKPNEFRPFLLSWGGTETYIVNSKIASFGYANSKSYGVSISQYTPNMAKVLKRPEPTGWVIGSEFSDMWYGFYCYEARDVVIKGNTYRDNIVYGIDPHDRSHGLIIADNTVHGTKKKHGIIISREVNDSFIFGNRSYDNNLSGVVIDRNSVNNLIAYNEIFQNHSDGITMYESGDNLIWGNRVINNRRHGIRVRNSVNIRLYENISMANGLMGVYGHIKDLSDTDRDIALDPFDTKVSLIVVGGELAANGSGPLSIDSPLSVELYRVSMLAPTKSNGISFNGILGERQDEILDLLVRQKKAVLIDPVERQTDLRD; this comes from the coding sequence ATGAACAGTCTACCCATGAGAGGCTCCGTCAGCCTGTTGGCCAGCGCCTTGATGCTGGCCAGCGCCGCTGCGTTTGCTGCGGTCGACCCTGCTGCTCCGGCCAAAGGCCTGCAGCAGGCCAAGACCTACACCGTGACCAGCCCGCCCACCGCGCCGCTGGAACTGGCCAAGCCTGAACTGCCCGACATCTCCGGCTATACCGCCGAAGCCGTCGCCAAGAAAATCGTGCGCAGTAAACCGGGCAAGATCAAAGTCCGGCGCATGATGCAGGAAGACGCCCTGAAAGATTTTATCGGTGGCGATAACAAGATGACCGAATGGGTGGCACGCCAGCATGGCATCCCCCAGGCGATCTTTATCGAAGACGGTTACATAAACTTGCGTGACCTGAGCAAAAGCCTGCCCAAGCAGTACTTCAGCGAAACCTCGCCCGGTGTATTCCTGGCCAGGTTGCCGATTGTCGTTGGACGCAAGGGCATTCTTGAAATCGATAACAAGACTCAAGAGCTGCGCTTGTCGCAGGAAGCCGGTTCGTTCTTGATCAACGATGGCCAGCTGTTTGTCCGGGACACCAAAATCACCGGATGGCGCGAAGCCGACAACGGCCCGGCGACCTTTCGCAAGCCGAATGAGTTTCGTCCGTTCCTGCTGTCCTGGGGCGGTACCGAGACCTATATCGTCAACAGCAAAATCGCCAGCTTCGGTTATGCCAACAGCAAATCCTATGGCGTGAGTATTTCTCAGTACACGCCAAACATGGCCAAGGTACTGAAACGCCCGGAACCGACCGGCTGGGTCATCGGTTCCGAGTTCTCGGACATGTGGTACGGCTTCTACTGCTATGAAGCGCGTGACGTGGTGATCAAGGGCAATACCTACCGTGACAACATCGTCTACGGGATTGACCCGCATGACCGCTCACACGGTCTGATCATTGCCGATAACACGGTCCACGGGACCAAGAAAAAACACGGGATCATTATTTCCCGTGAGGTCAACGACAGCTTCATTTTCGGCAACCGCAGCTACGACAACAACCTGTCGGGCGTAGTGATCGACCGTAACAGCGTGAACAACCTGATCGCTTACAACGAGATTTTTCAGAACCATTCCGACGGCATCACGATGTACGAAAGCGGCGACAACCTGATCTGGGGCAACCGTGTGATCAACAACCGTCGCCACGGAATTCGTGTCCGTAACAGCGTGAATATCCGGTTGTACGAAAACATCTCCATGGCCAATGGCCTGATGGGCGTCTACGGGCACATCAAGGACTTGAGCGACACCGACCGTGACATCGCCCTTGACCCCTTCGACACCAAGGTCTCGCTGATCGTTGTCGGTGGCGAACTCGCCGCCAACGGTTCCGGCCCACTGTCCATCGACTCGCCATTGAGTGTCGAGCTGTATCGGGTGTCGATGCTCGCACCGACCAAATCCAACGGGATCAGCTTCAACGGGATTCTCGGTGAACGTCAGGACGAAATTCTCGACCTGCTGGTGCGCCAGAAGAAAGCCGTGTTGATCGACCCGGTCGAACGCCAGACCGATCTCCGGGACTGA
- a CDS encoding alginate export family protein codes for MKLNHWMTAGLGLSFSLLSATPALAAALTETKNFGLEVKVTGQSEDDRDLGTRSGGSVNGVGLDLRPWAYGERGNWSAYAMGQAVTSTDIIETDTLQQPNTDNGSSASNDRKPDKNYLALREFWIGYKGLTPYPGEELRLGRQRLRNDDGMWRDANIEALNWTFDTTLLRANLGAAERFSEYRTDLSELSPKDKDRLHLFGDISAQWRPGQWAGVRAHHTHDDGKLKSGLDQVDSLDKTQNGDLTWLGVEANSDAYNYRNTNTINYWASLTGMSGDRDSIHPSTVNGVSTAGEKTSGNVDGWATDMGIRLRLDPNWQVGAAYARASGDYEQNGLESNRSNYTGTRSRIHRFGEAFRGSMNNVQTGTLFGSWMLRDDYDASLVYHKFWRVDGNKAVGTTGINAVENSYNADGAVESSTSLPLMDGKKDLGQEMDLVVTKYFKQGLLPAALSQSIDEPSALVRFRGGVFKPGDAYGKEVDSYMHRAFIDVIWRF; via the coding sequence ATGAAGTTGAATCACTGGATGACAGCTGGCCTGGGCCTGAGCTTTTCTCTGCTCTCGGCCACTCCGGCGTTGGCAGCAGCATTGACCGAGACCAAGAACTTCGGTCTGGAAGTTAAAGTCACCGGCCAGTCCGAAGACGACCGCGACCTGGGCACCCGCTCAGGCGGCAGTGTCAACGGTGTCGGTCTGGACCTGCGCCCATGGGCCTACGGCGAGCGCGGCAACTGGAGCGCCTACGCCATGGGCCAGGCGGTCACTTCGACGGATATTATCGAAACCGACACCCTGCAACAGCCAAATACCGACAACGGTTCCAGCGCCAGCAATGATCGAAAGCCCGACAAAAACTACCTGGCCTTGCGTGAGTTCTGGATCGGCTACAAAGGTCTGACCCCTTACCCTGGCGAGGAACTGCGCTTGGGTCGTCAGCGCCTGCGCAACGACGATGGCATGTGGCGTGACGCCAATATCGAAGCCCTGAACTGGACCTTCGACACCACCTTGCTCCGGGCCAACCTTGGCGCAGCGGAACGCTTCAGCGAATACCGCACCGACCTCTCCGAACTGTCGCCTAAAGACAAAGATCGCCTGCACCTGTTTGGCGATATTTCGGCGCAGTGGAGACCTGGCCAGTGGGCCGGCGTGCGCGCCCATCACACCCATGATGACGGCAAACTCAAGAGTGGCCTCGATCAGGTCGACTCCCTGGATAAAACCCAAAACGGTGACCTGACCTGGCTGGGTGTCGAAGCCAACAGCGATGCCTATAACTACCGCAACACCAATACCATCAATTACTGGGCCAGCCTGACCGGGATGAGCGGCGACCGCGACTCGATCCACCCTTCGACCGTGAACGGTGTAAGCACTGCGGGCGAGAAAACCAGCGGCAACGTCGACGGCTGGGCCACTGACATGGGGATTCGTCTGCGGCTGGACCCTAACTGGCAAGTCGGTGCGGCCTATGCCCGCGCCAGCGGCGACTACGAACAGAACGGCCTGGAAAGCAACCGCTCGAACTACACCGGCACCCGCTCGCGGATCCATCGTTTCGGCGAGGCCTTTCGCGGCAGCATGAACAACGTACAAACCGGCACCCTGTTCGGTTCCTGGATGCTGCGCGACGACTATGACGCCAGCCTGGTCTACCACAAGTTCTGGCGCGTCGACGGCAACAAGGCCGTGGGCACCACCGGCATCAATGCCGTGGAAAACTCCTACAACGCTGACGGCGCGGTTGAGTCCAGTACCTCTCTGCCCTTGATGGACGGTAAAAAAGACCTCGGTCAAGAGATGGATCTGGTCGTCACCAAGTACTTCAAACAGGGCCTGCTGCCTGCGGCACTGAGCCAGTCCATCGACGAGCCGTCGGCACTGGTGCGGTTCCGTGGCGGTGTGTTCAAACCTGGCGATGCTTACGGTAAAGAAGTGGATTCGTATATGCACCGCGCCTTTATCGACGTCATCTGGCGCTTCTGA
- the algK gene encoding alginate biosynthesis TPR repeat lipoprotein AlgK — MASPLRKLSTPTLLGLAVAIGLSGCAGLPDQRLANEALKRGDTAMAQQNYRQLADLGYSDAQVGLADIQVETHDPAQLKQAEATYRAAADTSPRAQARLGRLLVARPDATEAEHHEAEVLLKKAFANGEGGTLIPLAMLYLQYPQTFPKVNAQRQIEQWRAAGYPEAGLAQVLLYRTQNTYDQHLDEIESICKKALLATDICYVELATVYQKRAQVDQQAALIAQLQSAYELGKVSAQRVDGVARVLSDTELGKPDEKTAQQLLEKVAPGYPVSWVSLAKLLYDFPELGDVNTMMEYLNNGRAADQPRAELLLGKLYYEGKWVLPDAKQAEAHLQKAAGSEIAAHYYLGQIYRRGYLGQVYPQKAVEQLLIAARGGQNSADYALAQLFSQGKGTLPNPVNAYVFSQLALKQDAPTPEATELAQQINDQLLPAQRAEAQRLLQQEQQIRGTSAQNNLALHALQQEDAEEAL; from the coding sequence ATGGCTAGCCCACTACGAAAGCTGTCGACCCCTACCCTGCTGGGCCTCGCCGTGGCGATCGGCCTTAGCGGTTGCGCTGGCCTGCCCGATCAGCGCTTGGCCAACGAAGCCCTCAAACGCGGCGATACCGCGATGGCACAGCAGAACTATCGGCAACTGGCGGACCTGGGTTATAGCGATGCACAGGTCGGCCTGGCGGATATTCAGGTCGAAACCCATGACCCCGCACAGCTCAAACAAGCTGAAGCCACTTACCGCGCAGCCGCCGACACATCGCCCCGGGCTCAGGCCCGGCTGGGTCGCTTGCTGGTTGCACGGCCAGACGCCACCGAAGCCGAACACCATGAAGCCGAGGTCCTGCTGAAAAAGGCCTTTGCCAATGGCGAAGGCGGCACATTGATCCCGCTGGCGATGCTGTACCTGCAATACCCGCAGACCTTCCCGAAGGTCAATGCGCAACGGCAGATCGAGCAATGGCGCGCCGCCGGCTACCCGGAAGCGGGCCTGGCTCAGGTGCTGCTCTATCGCACGCAGAACACCTACGATCAGCATCTGGATGAAATCGAAAGCATCTGCAAGAAAGCCCTGCTCGCCACCGACATCTGCTACGTCGAACTGGCCACCGTTTACCAGAAACGCGCGCAAGTGGATCAACAGGCCGCTCTGATTGCCCAACTGCAAAGCGCTTATGAACTCGGCAAGGTTTCAGCGCAACGGGTTGACGGTGTAGCGCGTGTATTGAGCGATACCGAGCTTGGCAAGCCTGATGAAAAAACAGCTCAGCAACTGCTGGAAAAAGTCGCACCTGGCTATCCGGTTTCCTGGGTCAGCCTGGCGAAGTTGCTCTATGACTTCCCGGAACTGGGCGACGTGAACACGATGATGGAGTACCTGAACAACGGTCGCGCAGCGGATCAACCGCGTGCCGAACTGCTGTTGGGCAAACTCTATTACGAAGGCAAATGGGTCCTGCCCGATGCCAAACAAGCCGAAGCTCATCTGCAGAAAGCCGCCGGCAGCGAAATTGCCGCGCACTACTACCTGGGTCAGATCTACCGCCGGGGCTACCTCGGCCAGGTCTACCCGCAAAAGGCCGTCGAACAATTACTGATAGCCGCTCGCGGCGGTCAGAACAGCGCCGACTACGCCCTCGCGCAATTGTTCTCCCAAGGTAAGGGCACCTTGCCCAACCCGGTCAACGCCTACGTGTTCAGCCAACTGGCGCTAAAGCAGGACGCTCCGACCCCGGAAGCGACCGAACTTGCGCAACAAATCAATGACCAACTGCTGCCTGCACAGCGCGCCGAAGCCCAACGTCTGTTGCAACAAGAGCAACAGATACGTGGCACGTCCGCCCAGAACAATCTGGCCCTGCATGCTCTGCAACAAGAAGACGCCGAGGAAGCTTTATGA
- a CDS encoding alginate biosynthesis protein Alg44: protein MNTAVNVNVVHESEAQRQHARVKIPAKLRFFGSDGTAHIAQVEDLSAGGLCFNAGRQPLKVGEVQKGRLQFVIDNLGLAMDVELQVRSFDARTGRAGCQFQNLEQQDIATLRHLITSHLSGDIVTMGEVLATLQRDNFTKARKVKDGGSGMTFFGRMRAVIFSLGIFIVGLVAFGFIFKSVYGLYFVSHATAGVVSVPSMDVTMPREGTVQSLAGTDGVVAKGAPLASFSTSMLEMLKDHLDDAQLQPAKVEDLFARQLSGTLTSPCDCIIAKQLVADGQFAGKGAVIFQLVPRNTEATVDARFSYRQFADVRPGTRVNFQVAGEDEIRHGKIVSSTNNSSTDLSTDIRVQIKPDQALSSSLSGRPVEVTSDRGPSLNWLIDKAMAVGL, encoded by the coding sequence ATGAATACCGCCGTGAATGTGAATGTAGTGCATGAATCTGAAGCTCAGCGCCAGCACGCTCGGGTCAAAATACCGGCCAAACTGCGCTTCTTCGGCAGCGACGGTACCGCCCATATTGCCCAGGTCGAAGACCTGTCTGCCGGCGGTCTGTGCTTCAACGCCGGCCGGCAGCCCCTGAAAGTCGGGGAAGTACAGAAAGGCCGCCTGCAATTCGTCATCGATAACCTTGGCCTGGCCATGGACGTTGAACTGCAGGTTCGCTCCTTTGATGCTCGTACCGGTCGTGCCGGCTGCCAGTTCCAGAACCTGGAACAACAAGACATCGCCACCCTGCGCCACCTGATCACCTCGCACTTGAGCGGTGACATTGTGACCATGGGCGAAGTACTCGCCACCTTGCAGCGCGACAATTTCACCAAGGCACGCAAGGTCAAGGACGGCGGCAGCGGCATGACGTTCTTCGGCCGTATGCGCGCCGTGATCTTCAGCTTGGGGATCTTCATCGTCGGCCTGGTCGCGTTCGGCTTTATCTTCAAGTCGGTTTATGGTCTGTACTTCGTCAGCCATGCAACCGCCGGCGTGGTCAGCGTGCCAAGCATGGACGTGACCATGCCTCGCGAAGGGACCGTGCAAAGCCTGGCGGGTACTGATGGCGTGGTCGCCAAAGGTGCACCACTGGCCTCGTTCAGCACCAGCATGCTGGAAATGCTCAAAGACCACTTGGATGACGCGCAACTGCAACCGGCCAAGGTCGAAGACCTGTTCGCCCGGCAATTGAGCGGCACCCTGACCAGCCCTTGTGATTGCATCATCGCCAAACAACTGGTCGCTGACGGCCAGTTCGCCGGCAAAGGCGCAGTGATCTTCCAACTGGTCCCACGCAACACCGAAGCCACAGTCGACGCTCGCTTCAGCTATCGCCAGTTCGCTGACGTGCGCCCCGGTACCCGTGTGAACTTCCAGGTCGCAGGCGAAGATGAAATCCGTCACGGCAAGATCGTCAGCAGCACTAACAACAGCAGCACCGACCTGTCGACCGACATTCGCGTGCAGATCAAGCCTGACCAAGCTCTGAGCAGCAGCCTGTCCGGCCGTCCGGTGGAAGTCACCAGCGATCGTGGCCCTTCATTGAACTGGCTGATCGACAAAGCCATGGCCGTGGGTCTCTAA
- the alg8 gene encoding mannuronan synthase, translating to MHRLKHGLLQAAGWLFYLSILMGLALALPSSIFDSQSKNFLFLIGAVGIWRYSMGATHFLRGMLFLYVVYPHLRRKVRKLGSAADPSHVFLMVTSFRIDALTTAQVYSSVIREAIECGYPTTIVCSLVEMSDELLVKSMWARLNPPERVKLDFVRIAGTGKRDGLAFGFRAISRHMPDARAVVAVIDGDTVLSPGVVRKTVPWFQLFGNVGGLTTNEFCEVRGGYIMSEWHKLRFAQRHLNMCSMALSKRVLTMTGRMSVFRAEVVTDPEFIADVESDSLHHWRLGTFKFLTGDDKSSWFSLMRLGYDTFYVPDASINTVEHPPEKSFIKASRKLMFRWYGNNLRQNSRALGLGVRRLGLFTSVVLFDQRVSMWTSILGLTVALIASFKYGVTFILMYLLWIGITRLILTLLLSCTGHTIGPAYPVILYYNQIVGALVKIYVFFRLDQQSWTRQDTKLTRDLASFQRWFNTWSSRTMTFSAGSVFVAVLLTMV from the coding sequence ATGCACAGGCTAAAGCACGGCCTACTTCAGGCCGCAGGTTGGCTGTTTTATCTCAGTATATTAATGGGCCTCGCTTTGGCGCTGCCTTCCAGTATCTTCGACTCTCAGTCGAAGAACTTTCTGTTCCTGATTGGCGCTGTCGGCATCTGGCGCTACTCCATGGGCGCCACGCACTTTCTGCGCGGCATGCTGTTTCTGTACGTGGTCTATCCGCACCTGCGCCGCAAAGTGCGCAAGCTCGGCAGCGCGGCAGATCCATCCCATGTGTTTCTGATGGTCACCAGTTTTCGAATCGATGCCCTGACCACCGCTCAGGTGTACAGCTCGGTGATTCGCGAAGCCATTGAATGCGGCTACCCGACAACGATTGTCTGCTCCCTGGTAGAGATGTCCGACGAGCTGCTGGTCAAGAGCATGTGGGCCAGACTCAATCCGCCTGAGCGGGTCAAGCTCGACTTCGTGCGTATCGCAGGCACCGGTAAACGCGACGGCCTGGCCTTTGGCTTCCGCGCCATTTCCCGGCACATGCCCGATGCCCGTGCCGTGGTTGCGGTAATTGATGGCGACACCGTGCTCAGTCCGGGTGTCGTGCGCAAGACCGTGCCTTGGTTCCAGTTGTTCGGCAACGTTGGCGGCTTGACCACCAATGAGTTCTGCGAAGTCCGTGGCGGCTACATCATGAGCGAATGGCACAAGCTGCGCTTCGCCCAACGTCACCTCAATATGTGTTCCATGGCCCTGTCCAAGCGCGTGCTGACCATGACCGGCCGGATGTCTGTGTTCCGTGCCGAAGTGGTTACCGACCCGGAATTCATCGCCGACGTCGAAAGCGACTCCCTGCACCATTGGCGTCTGGGCACTTTCAAGTTCCTGACCGGCGATGACAAGTCCAGCTGGTTCAGTTTGATGCGTTTGGGTTACGACACGTTCTACGTGCCGGACGCCTCGATCAACACCGTTGAACATCCGCCGGAAAAGAGCTTCATCAAGGCCAGCCGCAAACTGATGTTCCGCTGGTACGGCAACAACCTGCGGCAGAACTCCCGCGCGTTGGGCCTGGGTGTAAGGCGCCTGGGATTGTTCACCAGCGTGGTGTTGTTCGATCAACGCGTGTCGATGTGGACCTCGATTCTGGGGCTGACCGTCGCCCTGATCGCCAGCTTCAAATATGGCGTGACGTTCATCCTGATGTACCTGCTGTGGATCGGTATCACCCGCCTGATCCTGACGCTGTTGCTGTCCTGCACCGGACACACCATCGGCCCCGCTTACCCCGTGATTCTCTATTACAACCAGATCGTCGGTGCGCTGGTGAAAATCTACGTTTTCTTCCGCCTCGATCAACAGTCCTGGACTCGCCAGGACACCAAACTCACTCGCGACCTGGCCAGCTTCCAACGTTGGTTCAACACCTGGTCGTCTCGGACCATGACCTTCTCCGCAGGCAGCGTGTTCGTCGCTGTGCTGCTGACGATGGTCTGA
- a CDS encoding UDP-glucose/GDP-mannose dehydrogenase family protein: MRISIFGLGYVGAVCAGCLSARGHDVVGVDISSAKIDLINNGKSPIVEPGLEELLAQGIKTGKLRGTTDFSAAIRDTDLSMICVGTPSKKNGDLELDYIESVCREIGFVLRDKTTRHTIVVRSTVLPGTVANVVIPILEDCSGKKAGVDFGVAVNPEFLRESTAIKDYDLPPMTVIGEFDKASGDVLQALYEELDAPIIRKDIAVAEMIKYTCNVWHATKVTFANEIGNIAKAVGVDGREVMEVVCQDKTLNLSQYYMRPGFAFGGSCLPKDVRALTYRAGSLDVDAPLLNSLMRSNVSQVQNAFDIITSHDKRKVALLGLSFKAGTDDLRESPLVDLAEMLIGKGYDLSIYDTNVEYARMHGANKEYIESKIPHVSSLLNSDFDEVINNSDVIILGNRDEKFRALADKAPAGKQVIDLVGFMSNATSTSGRTEGICW; encoded by the coding sequence ATGCGTATCAGCATCTTTGGTTTGGGCTATGTCGGTGCAGTATGTGCCGGTTGCCTGTCTGCACGTGGTCATGATGTAGTGGGTGTAGACATCTCGAGTGCCAAGATTGACCTGATCAACAATGGCAAATCGCCTATCGTTGAACCGGGCCTGGAAGAGCTTCTGGCACAAGGCATCAAAACCGGGAAACTGCGTGGCACCACGGACTTCTCTGCCGCTATTCGCGACACTGATTTGTCGATGATTTGCGTGGGCACGCCCAGCAAAAAGAACGGCGATCTGGAACTCGATTACATCGAATCCGTCTGCCGGGAAATTGGCTTTGTCCTGCGTGACAAGACCACCCGTCACACCATCGTCGTGCGCAGCACCGTCTTGCCGGGCACTGTCGCCAACGTAGTGATTCCGATCCTCGAAGACTGCTCCGGCAAAAAAGCCGGTGTCGACTTCGGTGTCGCGGTCAACCCTGAGTTCCTGCGTGAAAGCACTGCGATCAAGGATTACGATCTGCCACCGATGACCGTGATCGGCGAGTTCGACAAAGCCTCCGGTGACGTGCTGCAAGCGCTGTACGAAGAGCTCGACGCACCGATCATCCGCAAGGACATCGCTGTCGCCGAGATGATCAAGTACACCTGCAACGTCTGGCATGCAACCAAGGTCACCTTCGCCAACGAGATCGGCAACATCGCTAAAGCGGTGGGCGTCGATGGGCGTGAAGTGATGGAAGTGGTCTGCCAGGACAAAACACTCAACCTTTCCCAGTACTACATGCGTCCAGGCTTCGCTTTCGGCGGCTCTTGCCTGCCCAAAGATGTTCGCGCCCTGACCTACCGTGCCGGCTCGCTGGACGTTGATGCGCCGCTGCTCAACTCGCTGATGCGCAGCAACGTTTCGCAAGTGCAGAACGCGTTCGACATCATCACCAGCCATGACAAACGCAAAGTCGCCTTGCTCGGCCTCAGCTTCAAGGCCGGCACCGATGACCTGCGCGAAAGCCCGCTGGTGGACCTGGCAGAAATGCTGATCGGCAAGGGCTACGACCTGAGCATCTACGACACCAACGTCGAATATGCCCGCATGCACGGCGCGAACAAGGAATACATCGAGTCGAAGATCCCTCACGTCTCGTCCTTGCTCAACTCGGACTTTGACGAAGTGATCAACAACTCCGACGTGATCATCCTCGGCAACCGTGACGAGAAGTTCCGCGCCCTGGCAGACAAAGCCCCGGCCGGCAAACAGGTTATCGACCTGGTCGGTTTCATGTCCAACGCCACAAGCACAAGTGGCCGGACCGAAGGTATCTGCTGGTAA